In Excalfactoria chinensis isolate bCotChi1 chromosome 3, bCotChi1.hap2, whole genome shotgun sequence, one DNA window encodes the following:
- the MSGN1 gene encoding mesogenin-1, with protein MDKLHETLINMEDTLGSEHSVCLSSWDWKNTAGTFELHSVSSPHSLSPTPSFESYSSSPCPAAAETPYSGGGLVGYGLVDFPPAYLPSPGQARLPKGTKVRMSAQRRRKASEREKLRMRTLADALHTLRNYLPPTYSQRGQPLTKIQTLKCTIKYISELTELLNSVKRA; from the coding sequence ATGGACAAATTGCACGAGACGTTGATAAATATGGAAGACACTTTGGGTTCGGAGCACTCTGTCTGCTTATCCTCCTGGGACTGGAAGAACACGGCTGGGACTTTCGAGCTGCACTCTGTCTCCTCTCCTCACAGCTTGTCCCCAACGCCATCCTTCGAGTCTTACTCCTCATCCCCGTGCCCGGCTGCAGCTGAGACCCCATATAGCGGTGGTGGCCTGGTGGGCTACGGCCTGGTGGACTTCCCCCCAGCCTACCTGCCCAGCCCTGGGCAGGCCCGGCTGCCAAAGGGCACCAAGGTGCGGATGTCAGCCCAGCGCCGGAGAAAAGCCAGCGAGAGGGAGAAACTGCGGATGAGGACCCTGGCTGATGCACTGCACACACTGCGCAACTACCTGCCGCCCACCTACAGCCAGCGGGGACAGCCCCTCACCAAAATACAGACCCTCAAGTGCACCATCAAGTACATCAGCGAACTGACGGAGCTTCTCAACAGCGTCAAGCGGGCATAG
- the LOC140250066 gene encoding zona pellucida sperm-binding protein 2-like — MNLDLVLRLLLIGILISATWTQVASGLVSAECLKNFLHLTLSMEHLKDKYLSFSAVDQSGIAWELDGALASQCGYTITYSSRNSIMFRASALSCHSHLEKDVFTVTIKIQVSHTSDMKSATTHLKSASCPYGPWSPRELVCETNYMEVSVRRDVPQTEKDIMLNEPEDWILSYPEAKAGEASIWQIVFHQPEEKRALLVSDAWKAGYGLNTTETRILLRVPYNTAQTQLVKAQGVTFSVVRSSTFYKQQWMILMVDTVVACPVDGVNYTNKTIIWTVPKYFQALCAGATGFKDVLVEAGVNLHKLSAEEMASGKYVLSNDLNTITVKIPIGAEGGAYKTSVSSGKHGTKYSISLFLEHQWEDNKWGLTKYTIIKEIETPFEQAELAITNSPNLSARLMNVTVGMFLLDVELMNLTIEGATVTVPEAIQHGYLTYEIQYANGSKIYVIQVSFDAPGIKKEYITDDTREYTLNVTLKFIVLPTSDTFAVPIVAVSAVKEPVLPSARGFCDEKDFHLIITRGNVHQNWLPFISDQHLMPEVAQKYYYSLNDNGTHLTVSVPFLSSLVDYKDIHISGVLASLHLTLKDGITLANKKDFSISCRFPPSELIQCLPNGTVVITAIKLVRLADLDTSLLVLRDKQCKPSLVTKKTATFKFNVNTCGTSRKFNSTSITYENDVLYFKPGNDIPVYQLKFVCVYTIKHSADIQYENKKNLPLSMKPGFGSLSLSLKLFKEKSYSEPYQELEYPVVKYLREALYFEAELLQPADPRLELNLKDCWATNSQNQDSLPQWPILVNGCENSEDSYRTVLHEVNYSHRVKFPQHLKRFEVTVFTFVQGTTLLQMQLYFHCSVVICSTTPLPSDVICQRRCNPGTYRLDRSAEPHPWGRVSSGAVLIRKENMASKGERAD; from the exons ATGAACTTAGATCTGGTACTGAG GTTATTATTAATAGGAATACTCATCTCTGCAACATGGACCCAAGTGGCATCAG GACTTGTGAGTGCAGAGTGCTTGAAGAACTTCTTGCATTTAACCCTGAGCATGGAACACTTGAAggataaatatttatctttttctgctgttg ATCAGTCTGGCATAGCTTGGGAGCTAGATGGGGCCCTGGCATCGCAGTGTGGCTACACAATAACATACAGCAGCAGGAATAGCATTATGTTTCGTGCTTCTGCTCTAAGTTGTCATTCTCACTTGGAG AAAGATGTGTTCACAGTAACTATAAAAATACAAGTGTCCCATACTTCTGATATGAAAAGTGCTACAACTCATCTGAAAAGTGCAAGTTGCCCCTATGGCCCATGGAGTCCAAGAGAGTTAGTATGTGAAACCAACTACATGGAG GTTTCTGTCAGGAGAGATGTTCCCCAAACTGAGAAGGATATCATGTTGAATGAACCTGAGGACTGGATTCTTTCTTATCCAGAG GCAAAAGCAGGGGAAGCGTCAATATGGCAGATAGTGTTTCAtcaaccagaagaaaaaagagctcTGCTTGTAAGTGATGCTTGGAAGGCTGGCTATGGACTTAACACCACAGAAACCAGAATTCTGCTGCGAGTGCCATATAACACTGCACAAACTCAGCTGGTCAAG GCTCAGGGAGTTACCTTTTCTGTAGTGAGATCAAGTACGTTTTACAAACAGCAGTGGATGATTCTGATGGTGGATACTGTTGTGGCATGTCCTGTAG ATGGTGTGAATTACACTAACAAAACAATCATCTGGACTgttccaaaatattttcaagcacTCTGTGCTGGAGCAACTGGCTTTAAGGATGTGCTTGTTGAAGCTGGCGTGAATCTACACAAACTCTCTGCTGAAGAAATGGCCTCCGGGAAATATGTCTTATCTAATGACTTAAATACAATTACAGTGAAGATACCTATAGGTGCAGAAGGTGGTGCTTACAAG ACTTCTGTGAGCAGTGGAAAGCATGGGACAAAATACTCCATCAGCCTGTTCTTGGAACACCAGTGGGAGGATAACAAATGGGGACTAACGAAGTATACCATCAtcaaagaaatagaaacacCATTTGAACAAGCAGAACTTGCTATAACTAACA GCCCCAATTTGAGTGCAAGGCTAATGAATGTTACAGTGGGAATGTTTCTCTTGGATGTGGAGCTCATGAACTTGACTATTGAAGGGGCAACTGTAACTGTACCTGAAGCTATTCAGCATGGATATTTAACATATGAGATTCAGTATGCTAATGGAAGCAAAATCTATGTAATACAAGTGTCATTTGATGCACCAGGCATTAAGAAAGAG TACATAACTGATGACACAAGAGAATACACGCTCAATGTCACACTGAAGTTCATCGTCCTTCCAACAAGTGACACATTTGCTGTTCCCATTGTAGCAGTATCCGCTGTTAAAGAGCCTG TACTACCCAGTGCAAGGGGATTTTGTGATGAGAAGGATTTCCATCTCATTATCACACGTGGAAATGTGCATCAAAACTGGCTGCCCTTCATCTCAGATCAGCACCTGATGCCAGAGGTTGCCCAGAAATACTACTATAGCCTGAATGACAATGGCACTCACTTGACTGTCTctgtccctttcctttcctcccttgtGGACTATAAG GATATTCATATTTCTGGAGTACTGGCTTCACTCCACTTAACCTTGAAGGATGGCATCACCTTGGCTAATAAGAAGGACTTCTCCATTTCCTGCAGATTTCCACCTTCAGAGCTAATAC agtgCCTTCCCAATGGCACCGTGGTAATTACTGCAATAAAATTAGTAAGACTTGCAGATTTGGACACCAGCCTGCTTGTCTTAAGAGACAAACAGTGCAAACCCAGTCTAGTGACAAAGAAGACTGCAACCTTTAAATTCAATGTGAATACGTGTGGAACAAGTAGAAAG TTCAACAGCACATCTATAACATATGAAAATGATGTACTCTATTTCAAACCTGGAAATGATATACCAGTATACCA ATTGAAGTTTGTATGTGTTTACACAATCAAGCACTCAGCTGACATCCAGTATGAAAATAAGAAGAACCTTCCATTGAGTATGAAGCCAGGTTTTGGCTCTCTAAGTCTCTCACTGAAGCTTTTTAAAG AGAAATCCTATTCTGAGCCCTATCAGGAACTGGAATATCCTGTGGTGAAATATCTGCGTGAGGCACTGTACTTTGAAGCTGAACTGCTCCAGCCTGCAGACCCAAGACTGGAACTAAACTTGAAAGACTGTTGGGCTACCAACTCCCAAAACCAAGACAGTCTTCCACAATGGCCAATCCTTGTAAACGG GTGTGAAAATAGCGAGGACTCTTACAGAACAGTCCTTCATGAAGTTAATTACAGCCACAGAGTAAAGTTTCCTCAGCACTTGAAGAGATTTGAAGTGACAGTGTTCACCTTTGTACAAGGCACGACTCTATTGCAAATGCAG TTATATTTCCACTGCAGTGTTGTGATCTGCAGCACTACACCACTGCCTTCAGATGTGATTTGTCAGAGGAGGTGCAATCCTGGGACATATCGCCTTG ATCGCAGTGCAGAACCGCATCCATGGGGCCGAGTGTCATCTGGAGCAGTGCttattagaaaggaaaatatggCCAGCAAAG GTGAACGCGCAGATTGA